TACTCTAGCTTTGAAATTGAGCCTGTACGGCCTCTGAAAGGCCacgctcctctccctcccccggCAATGCCACAGCACCGTGTTGTCACAGCTTTTAGTGCCGCTTGTTATGTAATTGAATGATGTCATCAACAAGCAATATGGGCGTACAGCGTAAAGACAGATGTCTTAGCTTTCTGGtggaaaaagaataaataatctatccattacagtttttattttagatccgtttaaacaggaacatgctaGCAACAACATCCATGGTTAATAGAGGCTAGAGCAGCtaaaacagtgaaataacaAATGCACTTTACAACAGCGACACTTTATGATTAATCAGGAAAAATATGCCCGTTTTTGAGCCACAAAATTGCAGCAATGGaaccttttttttaaccagcCCCAGCTTGTTTTTCCaataatagtgtgtgtgtctgtgcacaacAGAGGTCAGCAAGTTGCCAATCTTGGTTAATTAATCACCCGTCAACGTCAAAGGCAACGCCCAAGGCAGAGGAGTGCTCTGTGTTTGAATCGTTAAATGATTTGTTATTTCTAAAGTTGAGATCAGTGTATTCATTACTGCAGTAATAGTAGCACCGATGACAGATAAGACAGTGCTCTTTTTTACTGTATCTATCTAataattaatgtttattttatatatctGCCATTGGTAGTTTCATTGTAGacaaatacttttttatttgtccagaGTGTCAAGGagattttactgttttctgaGTTTGATTTTGCCAGAATCCAGATATAGAGTGTCGTTTTACCTGTTTTTTGCAAGTCTGATTTCCCTCTTTATTGTTGGATCATCAGACTTGCCCTGAGATATTCCCACAGGAGAGGTCATGACTACAGTCTGAGGCAGGGAGCTGGATGTGGGCGCTGTGCGGATCTGGTATGTCTGCACCTCTCCTCCTGCACCTGAGGGAAACACCACAGTCAAAACAGGGTCACATTAACATAAACAGTCTCTGCACCACCAGAGCATGCACCACTTGAGGAATCTCACTTGTgacatttagacacacacacacacacacacacacacacacaaggctctGTAAGGAgctttgtaatgttttgtttaatggCCTTATTTTTACCTTTCTAGTCTCAATACTTGGAGATTTTTAAAGCTGTGTGAGTCCTATGGGAGACATGAACTAGTTAACCTAAGGACAGGCTTTTAAAATGCTGAACCTTGATATTAATTACACTCTAATCAAATCATCCCGTTAGATGGCACCTTGAAGTAAAGCTGCATTTCAACTGCTATAGCACTGGATCAACTATAATCATTGCCTTATAGTTATATAGCGTTTGGTCCAGGTGGATGGAAAATGTCATGGGCAGCGATTGAATCAAcatctgctttaatccaaacgcTGTCCAACGTGTAATTCTACCACAAGCAATATGTGTTGcaacaataaaagcaaacaattgTCTGATAATAGTTCACTGTGATTATCGAATAGTATTTTGGCTTGTAATGCACATCCCTACTAGGCAGATAGAAATATGAAGCCTAGTTTGAAGGCTTATCGGACTCCACACCCTGGAAGGTTGTCACGACAACAGTACTGCTTATCTGTCTACATGCTTGTCAGGTAAACAGTAGAATCATTCAGTGCACAGTAGAAAGTATTCTACCTGGTGTGTGCCCTTTGCAGCAACACCTCCTCTATCTAATTGAAATAAAAGTGGggactgtattttattgtatgGATGTTTTTGCCTATCTGCCCTGCAGCTTATTATCTACCTGCTGGAACCCCCTTCTAAAAGGAGACTACCTTTGCAGATAAAGTTGGCTTTGAAATCTTAAGAATTCAGatacattttctcaaaatgtgtCACTCGTTGCTCACCTTGTACAACAACCTGGTTGCTAGGCACCAGTATCTGCTGGCCGTCGGGTGTCTGGGCGTACTGAAGGATGGTGGTGCTTGGCTGGGCTCCACCAGGGTTGGCCATGGTGACAGCCTGTAGTCCCTGAATGCCTTCGGTACCCGAACTTGCCAGCTGGATTGTGCCATTGGGGGCTATGGTAACTAGAATAATCACAGAGATGGCATCAGAATTGGGTTGAGCATAATTAAAATCACACTTCAGCTGGCTATGTTAACAATCTGAGCACATACAGACGTTTATGAGTTAATTCTTTGGGCCAATAGCTTATAAGACGTTTCATGTTTACAAGTGGTTTCCAGTCTACACCTCTGCTTGGTGAGCATACTAACCTAATCatatataatacaaatatcCCATATAATTATCCCAACATTCCCTTTTGCAAAAATCCcaaactgttgttttgttattaAGTCTGCAACCTAcataatatttgaaaataaattccCAAATTCAATAGCCAATGGACCCAACTTTGGggccttgtgttttttttataatgccAGTGCTATAGAAAGGACAAGTTCTTACTGTACTGGCCGCTGCTGGTCTGGTAGATTGGGGTGGTGGGAACTGTAACACCTGTGACTGCTGGGCTGGACTCTTTCCCCTCAATGTGAGTCACTTCTTCAGATGAAAGTTCATTTAGGATTTTTCTAATTGGGAAAAAGAGGAGGGTCACTTTGGTTACTATTCAcctcaaaaagacaaaagactgcttttgtgttgtgtctgtgcttgtagttttttttgttttacctgtACGAGGGTCGTCTTGCCAGTATTTCTCTGGTCTTTTGAGCTGTAACTTCGCTGTCTGATGAGTCCTGTGAATCTTCACTATCTGTACCCTGGTTCTTGAAAGAGGAAGGTGGAATAACAAAGTTAAGCTGAGTACTTGTATAAAATGGTGTactgaaaatgaatttaacaGAGGTTATTGTTGAGAATCAAGAAAACTCTCACCTGTGCAATCTGCACCTGAGGGGACTGAATGACTGACGACTGTGCAGACTGGATCACTCCTTGAACCTGAAACTGACCCCCTGGCAGCTGTACAACAGCCACAGAACCACCACCCAGAGACATCTACAAAAATCCAAACGCAATTATAAATCcacaaaatactgtatatttatcaTGGCAATTGCATTCTCATTTTGTGCAAGTGAgttcaaaagcaaaaaaaaaaatcctacaagGGTAATAATTTCACCCCAATTACACAAAACGTATTTTCTCAGTCACCTCTGGTGGCATCAAGCGGTGGAGACAGTTTTGGTTTAAGTGCGTAGGATTGAGACATCTACATCTACTACACTTCTAATACCAATCTCATACAACAAaggtacatttttaaaatatcactttttaaaaataatttagtcTTGAAGATGGACATCTCATACAACCAAAACTATCTTTATAAATAGATATCACAAAGGATCAGTAGAAAATGTGCAATTTGGATGAACcgatcatttaaaatgtactttgagAGAACTACTAATTAAAACCATTTCCTCTAACACATAATGAGTCTATTCACAATATGATTAGGTATGTGTTCATGTAGCCTAATTTAGTTTTAAGCAGTGTATGACCAGTCCATAAAGAGACTCAATTAAAAGTAAGACAAACTTTCTGAATATGTAAAACTGGGAATGTAGCTGTATTAATAGGCCAATCTGAAGACCTTAAAGTGTGCTTTCAGCTTGGCATTTATTAACAACGTGGATTCGTGGTATTAGCAGTGCAAGAGCACCTGTGTCGATATGTTGTGGCAGTATTTAAGAGACACTTTAATGGTATTTTGGATGGAGAGGGATGTGTTGGTTACCTGTTGGGCTATCTGTGAGAACTGAGAGGGTGTGATGGTGGTGGGAATGGTGGCAGTCTGTGAGTCAGTGCCATTGCTGCCCTGCTGTACTTCTTCCATAGTAACTGGgaacaaataaatcaacattATCGTTTTACAATGGCTCTAATGTCAACACAACATATGACAGCTGCATTATGCTCCACTCCGCTGTGGCCTGCCCGCAATTAGTAGGTATAATTAACTACTCGTCCTATTCAGTGTGATTCACATCGGGGCGATTTTAAAACGCATTTCATTAAGTGTTTATTATAAAGTCACACATGTGGGTTTTAGCGTTTGCTAACTAAGGATCGACTTCCTCTTTGGTTCAATCGTGTTAGCCAATGCAACTAACGTGAACATGGAGTTAGGGAGCAGAGCTAGGCCCGACAGTCAAAACTATCAACTTTTTTTCGCCTCATGATTTAATTAAAAGCACAATTTCACAAAGTGGCCGACTTGTGCTAAAAAGAACATCGCTGTCGCtgctaaaatgtaaaagttagCCTTTTAGTCCTAACTGTTAACTAGCAATATCCCCGTAGCTAGTTAATGGAGGCTAACGTTCGGTTAAACGGATGTTAACCGGTTTAAATcgttaaaaacaacagttttagCGCTACAAGCCGGCCAAGTTTCGTTACTCTGGTTCCCAGGATGGATGAGCTTTTGTCTCAATGAGCAAATATGTGTAACTCTGTCACTGGCACGCAAGTTACCGCGTCAATAGACGTCAGCGATACGGGGAGCCATTAAGCTAACTACACCTTCCCTTTTCGTAAAACGGCGAGGAGTTGACGAAGCAACAGCCGCCATTACCGCCGCGGCGGAGCAGACAGCCAGACGGGCACAAAACTACCGCTCAGCCAGCGAAAATTTACCTTTCCAAATGCCGCCAAACTGCTCTTGTTCACAGCGTGGACTTGGTGCAATTCGTGTGTGTACTTTGACACGAGAAATAGCGTGAAAAGTTACTTAGCAGCAGTGGCTAACAGCTAAAAATACAAAGATgttagcttaaaaaaaaatagctgaccacttttttttcccaaaggAAATGGGCGGTGCTGCTCGGTAAAGACGCATTACGTAATagtttctttgtgctttgtgaTTGGCGAGAAGAGTTTGAGCAACTGgtgcagacagaggagcagagagtcCTCTGatacagctcacacacacactgctgcactaAAGCACTCATCttgtgcagccaaacactcTCACTTTAGCACCAGGCATTGAGgaaaaaatgtactttaaactCCACTAACTGCCTGTGTTTGACAGCTGAAGTTGCAATGAAGATCTTGCACTAAAATCACATGGTTGTcttattaaaatgtcttttaattCCTTATTATATGTTTATGGAAGTGTACAATTTCATAAAACGTAGAGAAGCCATTCACATTGAAAACACAACTCTTTAGACATTCAGTGATCGAAAGGCAAAGCAACTTTATTTGTGGAGCTCATGTCACATCAGAGGAACTCGATgtgctttacatttaaaaagaggCATTAAGCGtgttaaagacagaaagacaataaagtgctatatgaataaagttattgttattattatatccACATTACCAACAccctgccctctctctctctctctctctctaaatttTTTGGTAAActaaaagcacattttccagCTCCTGATCTTATTGTGGGAACAACCAGAAATCCGTGGTGTGAAGATGTGAGGGGTCTGTAGTCAGTGAGCAGGTCAAAAATATACTGTGGAGCTGAACCATCcattcataaaatcataaaaaatcaataaaaatcatataaaaacattacattgccTTCCCCTtactcaaaacaaaaaataataaacagtaGCAATAGATGGTCTGTTAATAAGTTACTTAGCAACCAATACTTAATGTAATATGAAAAAGATGTGATGCCAACAACTGAATTAACATCTGCTTTAAAGTAGTCAGGGTACACTGATGCTTAAAATTAAATTTCctctcaaataaaaacaaacatatttggAAAAGTTTCTGCCGTCTTTTTTTGCCCTGAACATAACTAATCCTGTCTGTAACACAACCAAGTCTTTAAGTTTCAATAGTCACGACTTAATAACCAGCCTGTCAGTGTGTTCTTTTGAATCCACTTCATGAGTAATTCTTACTGGCCATTTCTCTAAATATAATCAATGGCTTTATGTTGCTCATGTATGTGTTGCCGCACACCTCCGCACAGTAGCTAAgatatggtaaaaaaaaaagaaaagtgaacagTACATAATTATCATTGCCTTGTGATCTAACGCATGTTTTCCTTTGTTCAGAGTAAAACTGTTCTTAGATAAGTTTATTCTAACATGTGCTAAATGAGATTTCCATGTCAGCTTGTCACCCATTATCGCACCTGAACAAAATATGAGGCATAGAGATATTCTACATTCCTGTAAACTAGAAAACATTGAATACACATTGCATGGGTCCATGGTTACACTTTTCAAAAGACGGCAACCCGTCTCTAACCATGTACCTGCTAcctgctgttctttttttattattttttaatttagctcTTTTGATTACACTGTACTAATCTGTAGCATTAACAGTATTTTGCTCTTTACCACCTGGTGGTgggtgattttctttttgtcttcaaatatttgtgtaactTGTTATTACTGTTCTTGACATATAGGAGAGGCGTGGAGGGGTATGAGGACTATCACTATCATTATTACTGGATACCTGAACTACCTGACTAAAGTATCTATCCATCTATAAGAAACTATTATTAACCCTCAGTTTGGGACATAAAAAGTTTAATGATGATAAATtcaataatccaataataatatatgacaCTCTGACATATATTATGGCATTCTGCATAGTAATATtacttttaatacattttgctgatagCACTTATGACTAGTTAAAATTCTGACTTCTTGTACAGTAGATATTGCTGCCTCAAGCAAAACACGCCAATACTTTTTCTTGCGTCACAAATTGTGCCTTCATGTGTTCAATCATCTTTTCTTGAAACCAGACTAATAAAATGTCATCTGCTTTTGGGCCACGCTGATGTTTTTATCCATTTGCTACAGGTGATGTGTATGGTCAGTGCTAATTCTTCAACAAAGCAGAATGCACTGTTGTAAAATTCATGAACCAGCAGTAATACCTTTTGCATTTGCTTGAACAAAAATGTATGTCCAGTCCATTATGACAAATCCTGAAACACACCTTCACTCCAGAAAGTCACTGCTATCAGGTCAATTCCAATCCCTCATAACTCATAGATATCAGGACTCGTGACATGATTAAATGCTTCTGTTTATTCTGTAttacttttacatacagtataaaacaaAGTACAACaaaccaaaatagaaaataaatgagaaaaatggGAAGGGGTGTACCACCTTGATTTCTTAACTACACGAGTTAAAACACATCCCTAACATTAAAGATTCATCAGTGGATCACACCCTCATGGAGCAGTTTAGAATTCACCAAATAATTAATATACAACATACCAAGAGTGCATACACAAAATATTGATCAAACAACTCAAGAGAGATTAATGCAGTCTTAAGTACACTACTGGTTAAATTTCATCAGTCCTCTGTTCTTAGTTATTACAAAATGTATAAGCATCATGTATATTTCACCAGACTGTgcaagctttgaaattaaattgcaCCGTCATTGGCATTGCATAGTGTGTAAGAGTGGAAACCAAACGAAGCCCTTGTAGACTTCCCAGCGAAGCAGCTAGATGGTAGATGGACACTGGTTGTCAGTAACCCCTCTTTTCGCTCATTAGGTTTGCAAGTTCTGCCTTAATTCCAAGATCTGTTTTGATAAACGTGTACATTTTCCCGGGTATTATTCACAGATTGCACCAAGGGACCACCTGGTCCGTCCCTGTGTTATGGGTGTTTTTCCCTGAATATACAGTTTCATACATACGTATATATCCTCCCCCACTTGTGCCTCGGGATGAGACGTGCCTCAAGCTGATTCCCTCTTGTGCTTGGCTGAGTCATGCAAACATTCTGCCGCAAACGTAGGATGCAATGTTAAAGCGAAGTTGAAGTGCTATTAGTCTTTTTTCTAGGTGGACTAAATGGCAAAGctttatatttctaaaattgGTAACACATTTAATGTGACGTGAAGTGGGGGCGGTTAACTCAATCAGTCCACACACAGGAGAAACTTTCTGAAAGTACCATCTGTGCAAAGTGCAGCGATCCAATGCATTATATTCACGTTTACCTCAACATGATTAAACATCTTTCTGATTTGGGGTTTGCCGTGATTTAATGTTATAATGGGAGAGTtgcaaaaagtcaaaaaattaaggaaaaaaaactatttacatGTTGACATTTAGGGTTCGTCACTGAAATACAGTATAATCCAGTACAAAGAACCTATAAATTATGGCAAGGAGCACAAGGAAAGCACAAGATTGCAGgaaactaaatacattttccaAATACAATTTGatgcaaatatatttttttttaccctatttttttttcacacaattACTTTACTTGCCAATCAAGGATGTCTCAGTTGTGGCTCAGCTTTGCAACTGCATTCACAAGTGCTTATAAATCCAGTGACtgaatacagaaaataatcCAAATACATGATGACTTGCCCCTATTGACTACAGACTAACAGTGTCGACCACAGTCTTGTTGGATTTCAAAGTAATTCTTTACAATGttgcacaaagacaaaacacagttCAAATGAGCTTTGAGCGTGGAGACACTCGCTCTATTATGCAATACAAAACCGAGAGGGAAATTACCGTTTAGCAATACATAGAacaatgaaaattaatattaGATGAACAGCTGTGGCCctgatttttattcttttttttttttttttttttttacacttttacaaaATAACCTGGTAGCCTGAAAACAGTCATGATATTGGTTTTAGCTTTCTCTTTACACCAGTTTCCTGGTCCCTGGCATAAACAGTGATAGCCCTCTCGGTAAACTCTCACAGGAACTCTCCTGAACCATTTGTTATAATGCCTCATTGttataataaaatagaatttttttgAGAAAGTGCAATATTACATCTATCCTGACTAGCAATGATTTAAAGTTATTAATCTTTATCCTCCGTTATATACGACTAATATTCCACTTCAAAAGTACTGTCAAAACTGTTAAATCTTATTTACAATCTTCTTTCTGCTACTATTATCATCTCTCAGCTGGATGAACTACCCAGAAATCATCAACTGAGAGAGACAAATCAAGCATTAATACGTTTATACAATTAAAAATATCTATACAGTAACGTACAGTATCTAAAATACAACAGGCCTTTATAGGTACAGTACAGAATATggcctctttcctcttttattttgatcCCTTTGGATCTGTCAGGATTCCCAACACTAGTCAGAACCAAAGGAGAATAAACAGCCATTATTTCATAGACTCGTTAAAAATTAAGATAGGAATGTATGGCTGAAGTTTTATAAGGCAGGAAATATATTGGGGCAAGAAAGTTGTGAAAATCTATTTGGCTTCATTATCACGGGACAAACTCAGCTTCCTAAATAATGCACAGACTGAGACTGGCTACTTGTTCAATGGTTTGCTTTCTTCCCCCCTCTTCTATTCATCTATGTAGGTGAGAAATGACAAGGGCTtagtgcatgcatttgtgtgcatttgttttgaaagctgcatgtaaaaatatttcaagTTTAGTAGCTCTTGGAATCTGTGTAGACACAAAGGGAGAGTGTTTTAAGGGGTTTGCGGTAGGTTCAGAATAAGAAGATGGATTTTCACGAAGACATATAATATAGGATTAATTTCAAAAGTGGTCCtgttgtgtgtgtcattttgcCCTTTCCCCAAAAAAGTGCAAcaggggctttttttttctctttgcctttTGTAGTACAAGTTGCTTCTGTCCTGTTTGCAAAATTCTATCTATAAAACACAGTGAACGACTCCAAACATGGCAGGTCCAATCACAGACATGCAGTGGCCAAGATATGCTGGTGTCACACAGTACATGTGGTTCatgctttttccttttcaccATCTGCCAAGACGTGGTCCAATGCTGGGATGATGGAGCAGAAGCTTCCACAATGTAAATGATGGCTAAACGAGGCCCGCACCGCCAGAACCCCTCACATGTTGTAAGCAACATAGATGGGATCCAGCTGGTCAGCGAGGAAAGAGTCACGAAGGTGCATGCGCTGCTTCTCTCCCCTGGAGTTGATGGGTATGACCCCGGGGTCCACAATAACCACCACGCCCACGATGAGGTGGTGCTCCTCCAGGACCACGTTGGTTATCAGAGGCACCAGGTCCAGCGCGTCCTGCTCTGAACCGCACAGCTCCGacaccaccaccagcaggttgGTCCACGTAAACACAGCACTGCGAAGAAGAGGAACACGGTGACTGAGAACACAGTCCTCAGGAATAGTTTGGAAAATATGTCTACTCAATCTCTTTCTGAGAGGAAGTTGAGAAGATCAATAGCACTGTTATGTTTGTACAATGGATATGAAGCTGTCCATggcagacagttagcttagctcactctaatctgtacaaaaaccaaactGTAAAAGAGACAGGCTGTGGGTTTGGTCGGCTAAACAAACACGACATAATATATTAATTACAGGGATGAAAACAAGGCAGGGATTATGCTGTGAATGACAGCtaacaataaaatgacaaaataaaccTTAGTGCCTGATAAAAGCCAATATTTGTGTTACACATGTATTCTAAAATAACAGAACTCTTACAAACAGTGTAGTTAAATGTATGTATCACATTATGCTCTCTTTTGGCTCTGGAGCAGTGGTGAATATTACTGACTAATGTGTAGTTTTCTCTGAACattaatgaaatgtgtgtgtgtgtttgtgtttgtgtttgtgtgtgttaagcgGCTATGCCATGAGTATTGTCACCTCTCAGCAATACTGCGGTGAGCCCGGGACACTGAGGTCTCAATGTCAATTGGGTGGTAGCGCAGCCCGCGTAGCTCCAAGGTCTCATCCAGTGAGCCCACCACAAAGAGAGCGTCATGCCGAtctgagcagagagacacaggaaatGTAATCCACCCGCAAAAGGTATGCAGATAAAGTAGAAGAAAATGTATAAGCAGCTGGGAATACGCTTACGTTGGAggtttcatttattatataagaaacattataacAGCCAGTCTACCTCATAATAAACTCATTAGACTGACTAGCTAAATGTGGACTTAAGTTCTTACCCCCACTGGCATCCAACAGCTCGGTCCTCTTCACAAAACCCAAGTATCCCGTCCTGGCCCATAAGGTCTGCGGATCACCAAAGCTGAGCTTGGTGTTGAAGTGGTTAGCCTGAAGACTCTCTTCTCCATAGATGGTGTAGTAGCCGCTGGCACTGTGAGGGCTGTTCACCCAgatctgagagagagacagagagagaggctgggtCATGGCTGGAGGACGAAGGAAGAAAGATTTACccgcacttttttttttgttgtcatgaTTCTATCAAGTTGTATGTATTTACGGCTTTGCCTCACCTCTCCGAGATGAGAATCACCAAGTGGACCTCTGGTCTCTGGATTTACGATTATCACCCGAACGCCTGGCAGTATCTgtagatgaaaaaaaatgaatcatacACTGTCAACATGCACCACTTTAACGTAATTATTCTTTAACTGAATCTGTACCATGGGTGTACATGCGGCATCTCACCTTGCCAGACTCCATTAGAGGAAGACTCTGAGGTGCTCCTCTCTCGACCAGCCTCACTCTGCAAAAGTCACATGCACAAGCCGACTTAAATATGAGACTGTTTCAAGCTTTTTTAATGCTgcttagataaaaaaaaaataagaaaaaaaacacaatctacAATCCATGCAGGTCTCACTTCATTATTCAGATTTGAAGCATCAGCTAAGACCTAAACTCTACATACTGTCAACAGTGGGCCTGACATAAAACAGTTTATCTACTCAAATTTTAGATAAATCAGTTCAGGATGCTTAAGTcttttgaaatgttgtttttacctGTCATGGCGGAGGGACTTCATGTCCACATAAACTGTACAGGGATCAGGACCAGTGGTGCCCTGTAACACACAAAGAACAGGCACAGTGAATACAGGCCCCACTGGTTTTCAATTTAGGGATAAATCTTCTATGTGAAGTCATGTTAAGGTGGTTGGTGTACCTGCAGGCAGATGGCCAGGTTAACCCTGGAACCAAAAGCGGTGCTGACGGCTCTGGACGACAGCCCCACGTCCTTGAACAGCTTGGAGAAGGACTGTGTGAGGGCGAGACGCGGGCGTTCCTCTGCTATCACCACACAGCTCCGCACGCACGACAGGTTCACCCCACGGGCCtgagacacacccacacaaaatgATCAAAGCCTTGAGAAATGCTTCATATCTGTCTTTTATgactctctctctatatatacaTGCAGTCTTCACCTTGAGTAACTCAGTCTGAGTGCCCAGTCCTTTAGTGCAGAGCTCCATGACGGAGTAGGAGCAGAAGGTGTCTCTGATGCGGTACTGACTGAGCGTGCTCAGCCACAGAGACAAGCAGCTCTCCAGCTCGAAGGGAGGAATCAGGATGGActgatgacctgagtaaacactaAAAGACATGAAACGAAGGAGGATGAATGGAGGAGGAACAACACAACAGAGACCAAAACCGTGGTACATAGCATGTGCGTATTGGTAGGTCTACTGTACCTTGCGAGGcaccacaaaacaaaacccagaCCACAGTAAGGATCCAGGCAGATGGCTATTTGGCGAGAAGAGTACAGTTCACACTGCAGCTTTATAGAGCGGCAAAGTGCACTGATCGCTGCATGAGAGATCTACGACAAACAGAAGACACATTAGAAAGGAAAATTTCACACACGTTTTTCTAGTCAGCCCGACGTCTACATCTCAGGTAAATTTATGTAAGGGGAG
This region of Pempheris klunzingeri isolate RE-2024b chromosome 2, fPemKlu1.hap1, whole genome shotgun sequence genomic DNA includes:
- the atf1 gene encoding cyclic AMP-dependent transcription factor ATF-1 isoform X1, producing MLIYLFPVTMEEVQQGSNGTDSQTATIPTTITPSQFSQIAQQMSLGGGSVAVVQLPGGQFQVQGVIQSAQSSVIQSPQVQIAQNQGTDSEDSQDSSDSEVTAQKTREILARRPSYRKILNELSSEEVTHIEGKESSPAVTGVTVPTTPIYQTSSGQYITIAPNGTIQLASSGTEGIQGLQAVTMANPGGAQPSTTILQYAQTPDGQQILVPSNQVVVQGAGGEVQTYQIRTAPTSSSLPQTVVMTSPVGISQGKSDDPTIKREIRLAKNREAARECRRKKKEYVKCLENRVAVLENQNKTLIEELKTLKDLYCVKTG
- the atf1 gene encoding cyclic AMP-dependent transcription factor ATF-1 isoform X2, encoding MEEVQQGSNGTDSQTATIPTTITPSQFSQIAQQMSLGGGSVAVVQLPGGQFQVQGVIQSAQSSVIQSPQVQIAQNQGTDSEDSQDSSDSEVTAQKTREILARRPSYRKILNELSSEEVTHIEGKESSPAVTGVTVPTTPIYQTSSGQYITIAPNGTIQLASSGTEGIQGLQAVTMANPGGAQPSTTILQYAQTPDGQQILVPSNQVVVQGAGGEVQTYQIRTAPTSSSLPQTVVMTSPVGISQGKSDDPTIKREIRLAKNREAARECRRKKKEYVKCLENRVAVLENQNKTLIEELKTLKDLYCVKTG